From the genome of Perca fluviatilis chromosome 1, GENO_Pfluv_1.0, whole genome shotgun sequence, one region includes:
- the thumpd1 gene encoding THUMP domain-containing protein 1 — translation MSAVSNDSRKRSKKRYAGGHHNKRWKGSRELEIGMQGILITCNMNERKCTAEAFNLLNEYADTLYGPEKLQDNNGSSSEEEADEEDVDVALKKEVAQLKASGAKQERRFQALDSGANNVIFIKTKNLESDKLVHHILSDLHTTKKKKSRVILRMLPVTGTCKAFQDDMVKYLTTFLEPWFKTPNSGTYQIAFKARNSSHNKRDEIIKAIAGLVGKLNPKNKVDLTNPELTIIVEVIKAVCCISVVKDYTLYRKYNVQEVMKEDTPKPDVTTAKTDMNTADQKEKHDAEETNKEEKKGDDNNGPQENKEADKEEVDGE, via the exons ATGTCGGCCGTGTCTAACGACTCGAGGAAACGGAGCAAGAAGCGGTATGCGGGCGGTCACCACAACAAGCGGTGGAAGGGCTCCCGAGAGCTGGAGATAGGCATGCAGGGGATCCTCATCACATGCAACATGAACGAGAGGAAGTGCACCGCGGAGGCCTTCAATCTGCTCAATGAGTACGCCGACACGCTCTATGGGCCCGAGAAG TTGCAAGATAATAATGGGAGCAGTAGTGAAGAGGAGGCTGATGAAGAAGATGTTGATGTAGCACTGAAGAAGGAAGTGGCACAGCTGAAAGCATCTGGAGCTAAACAGGAGAGGCGCTTCCAGGCTTTGGACAGTGGAGCAAACAATGTCATCTTCATCAAAACTAAAAATCTAG AATCTGACAAGCTGGTTCATCACATCCTCTCCGATCTCCACACCACCAAGAAGAAAAAGTCACGTGTGATCCTTCGGATGCTACCA GTAACTGGAACGTGCAAGGCCTTTCAGGATGACATGGTGAAGTACCTGACTACTTTCCTGGAGCCCTGGTTCAAAACCCCAAACAGTGGTACCTACCAGATCGCCTTCAAGGCCCGCAACAGCAGCCACAACAAGAGAGACGAAATCATCAAAGCAATTGCAG GTCTCGTGGGGAAGCTGAACCCTAAGAACAAGGTTGATTTGACCAACCCAGAACTGACAATCATTGTGGAGGTCATCAAGGCTGTGTGTTGCATCAGTGTGGTAAAAGACTATACACTGTACAGAAAGTACAATGTCCAGGAAGTAATGAAAGAGGACACACCAAAGCCTGACGTGACCACAGCAAAAACGGATATGAATACAGCTGACCAGAAGGAGAAACACGATGCAGAGGAGACAaacaaagaagagaagaaaggggATGACAACAATGGGCCACAGGAAAACAAGGAGGCTGATAAGGAAGAAGTTGACGGGGAGTAA